One part of the [Synechococcus] sp. NIES-970 genome encodes these proteins:
- a CDS encoding biopolymer transport ExbD like protein, which translates to MKRESPVKPETLGLKPFKLWQEDSSTDLRIEIIPLIDVIFCVLTFFILAAVNLSRQQAINLTLPTAESATAQMPDMVIVSLTDFGQIYVEKQLIESQAQFSQIVTDYLGRNPNGVVVLNASESRSYQEVIQVLDWLKSIGGERVALGTTGGLPEGQNLDFFFDGQNPTLNPGMPGLPQVPGVNPNNDFQFEPLDSGTPLPPPDANGFELDLLPPPTNLGTPPSPDQIQQQNQGQ; encoded by the coding sequence ATGAAGCGTGAGTCCCCTGTTAAACCAGAAACTTTAGGCTTAAAGCCCTTTAAGCTGTGGCAAGAGGATTCTTCTACGGACTTACGCATCGAAATCATTCCCTTGATCGATGTGATTTTCTGTGTGTTGACTTTTTTCATTCTGGCGGCGGTTAATCTCTCTCGACAGCAGGCGATCAATCTAACACTCCCGACAGCAGAAAGTGCCACAGCCCAAATGCCTGATATGGTGATTGTGAGCTTGACAGATTTTGGGCAGATTTATGTAGAAAAGCAATTGATTGAGAGTCAGGCGCAATTTTCTCAAATTGTGACCGATTATTTAGGCCGTAACCCCAATGGTGTCGTCGTCCTCAATGCCTCGGAGAGTCGTTCTTACCAAGAAGTAATTCAAGTTTTGGATTGGTTAAAATCTATCGGCGGCGAGCGGGTCGCCCTCGGGACGACTGGTGGTTTGCCAGAGGGCCAAAACCTAGATTTTTTCTTTGATGGTCAAAATCCGACCCTCAATCCAGGGATGCCGGGACTGCCCCAGGTGCCGGGAGTCAATCCAAATAATGATTTTCAGTTTGAGCCCCTCGACAGTGGGACACCGTTGCCACCACCAGATGCAAATGGTTTTGAGCTGGATCTATTGCCTCCGCCAACAAATTTGGGGACGCCCCCTAGTCCAGACCAGATCCAACAGCAAAATCAAGGTCAGTGA
- a CDS encoding MotA/TolQ/ExbB proton channel family domain protein yields MWPLVLLSIMALSTIIERLWFWWKVIQQSQRVQDKILDAAHYQWQAVSEIARTCQKHPLGRFLYAPLKQQSIDPEIFHLALEAAADEELANMRRGEKVLEAVIALSPLLGLLGTVLGLINSLGSIQISDLGTDSTSGVTLGISESLFSTAMGLIVAIVALAFYRLFQALSSNQVRLFRQAGSELEMLYRQNYLEGLPIPGQNLDAMLIEGDQ; encoded by the coding sequence ATGTGGCCCCTGGTGTTGCTGTCAATTATGGCCCTCAGTACCATTATTGAGCGACTCTGGTTTTGGTGGAAAGTGATTCAACAGAGTCAGCGGGTCCAAGACAAAATTCTCGATGCGGCCCATTACCAATGGCAAGCCGTCAGTGAAATTGCCCGCACCTGCCAAAAGCATCCCCTTGGTCGCTTCCTCTACGCCCCCTTGAAGCAGCAGTCTATCGATCCAGAGATTTTTCACCTCGCCCTTGAAGCTGCGGCCGATGAAGAATTAGCTAATATGCGCCGGGGTGAAAAGGTTTTAGAAGCAGTGATCGCCCTTTCCCCGCTATTAGGACTATTAGGGACGGTGTTGGGACTGATTAATTCCCTGGGTTCTATCCAGATCAGCGATCTAGGCACTGATTCCACCAGCGGCGTTACCCTGGGGATTAGTGAATCTCTCTTTTCAACGGCGATGGGACTCATTGTGGCGATCGTCGCGTTGGCTTTTTATCGACTGTTTCAGGCTCTTTCAAGTAACCAAGTCCGTCTTTTCCGTCAGGCCGGCAGTGAATTGGAAATGCTCTATCGTCAAAATTATCTCGAAGGCTTGCCTATTCCAGGTCAAAACTTAGATGCGATGCTCATTGAAGGAGATCAATAA